One Candidatus Hadarchaeales archaeon genomic window, TTTGTCGCAGTAGTTATTTGCGTCTGTCAGAGGGTTCCAATTGTTGGTTTTCTCAGAAGATACCCAGAGAATCTGTCTGTAGTTTTGATTGTCTTCGCCGAAAAGAAATCTCGTTCGAATTTTGTTATTTAAATAAAGGAAGACCTGTCCAATATACCATTTGCCCTGTTCCACAATCGCTGGAGATTGCTCACCGTCGGAGAAAAAGCGAATTCCGGAAATATTATGAATGCAGGCATATTCTTTTTGACCACCAAAGTTTCCTGGACCGCTCAGAACAAGACCTCCACGGTAAGCAGATCTGGCTCTAACTCTGAACTCCAAGACGCGCTCGACAGACATTTCAGATGAGGGCGGTTTCTTTTCTATTTTTGTCATGGAATCTCCAAAATCGAAAAGTGTGACGTGCTCACCTCTCCAGCCCACGCCGAAGGTGTTCACAACTCCCCACGCCTTCCGGTTTCTGTAACCTCCAAAGTCGTCGAAGAAGAGGAAGACATCTTCACCGTTCTCCGCGCTCTCAGCGTTCTGGTTTCCGTAATACATCCAGATTTCGCTGTCTGAGTTCTCAAGCCTTCTCACCCAGACAACGTTTGTGTATTCTCCCTCGTTTTTTTCAATCCAGTAGGGAAGAATCCCTCCCGTTTCATTTTCCAAAAATCTCATGCTAGGATATGCAATTTTGGGAATCTCTGGCGGAATGACGATTTTTATCTGGAAATTCTCCGGGTGAGAGCCACTTATTATAATTTTTCTTCTGTAGGGCCAGTTATCATTCCACCAAGAGGGAGCCTGAGAATCCGAAGGGACCTCGGGAAAACAAATCGGCACGACTGAAAGCAGTATTATGAATGAAAGAGATAGGACAAAGATTCTGTGTGGCTTCATGTATTTAATTTGTTGACATGTAAGTGTATAAAATCTTTTCGTCGAAAAGCTGTAAACGAATCTTCGAACAGAATAAATTCCGAGTAGTGTGAAAAAGTTTTAAAGTGAATTGTTAAGACTTTTTCGAAGGTTGAGAAGATGGTTGTAACTTACAGGAGCAAAGATAATATTGGTCTACCATCACTTCCTAAGAAAGTCAGAAAGAGAGGTGGACGGCTTCAGGATTTTGATCCTGAAAAAATCACACGGGGGATTTTCCGCGCCGCACAAGATGTAGGCGGAACTGACAGAAGACTTGCCGAGATGATAACTCGAGAGGTTCTGGAAAAGCTTCCGAAAGAGGAGATAGTAGACACGAGAACAATTGGAGACATTGTTGAGAAAGTTCTAATAGAAAGAGGACATGCAAAAACAGCGAAAGCGTATATTCTCTATCGTAGACATAGAGAGGAGCTTCACCGTTTGAGATTAACATCGCTTGAGGTAGAGAGGCTAGTGGATGAGTATATTGGAAGAATAGATTGGCGAGTCAATGAAAACGCAAACGTTCCTGTATCTATGAGCGGCCTCGAACACCACGTGGCCGGAGTTGTTATCAGCAACTACACTTTATCGAGAGTATACCCGTTAGAGATATCTGATGCTCATGTGAATGGAGATTATCATATCCATGATCTTTATAGGGGGATAACCGGATATTGCGCCGGTTGGAGTCTTCCAAAACTTTTGCAGGAAGGGTTTAACGGAGTTCCACACCGGGTGTCTTCAAAGCCGCCAAAACATCTTGACACAGCACTTCTTCAGATGGTGAACTTCATTGGAACTCTTAGCAATGAGTGGGCTGGAGCAATGGCCTTTAACTCTGTCGACACTCTACTTGCTCCGTTTGTGAGAAAAGATAAACTCGATTATAAGCATGTTAAGCAAGCAATACAGACATTCGTGTTTAATTTGAACGTAACAACAAGATTTGGCGGTCAAACTCCATTCACCAACATAACATTGGATTTAACGATTCCGGAAGATCTTGCTAACCAGCCCGCCATTGTTGGAGGCGAACCTTGGGAGCCCTATGGCGACTTCCAAGAGGAAGCAAACATGATTAACAGAGCTTTCTTGGAGGTTTTCATGGAAGGTGATGCGGACGGAAGACCGATGACATTTCCTATCCCAACTTATGGAATAACTAAGGATTTCGAATGGGATTCCGATCTAGCCGATCTTCTGTTCGAAATGACTTCAAAATATGGACTGGCGTACTTCAGCAATTTCATCAGCTCGGATTTGCGACTGAGTGATGTTCGTTCTATGTGTTGTAGGCTTAGACTAGATCTAAGGGAACTAAGAAACAAGGTTGCTGGAGGTCTTTTCGGAGCGGCAGATGCTACCGGTAGCGTTGGTGTTGTTACAATCAATCTTCCGAGAATTGGTTATCTCAGCAGAAACGAGGACGAGTTCTTTGAGAGACTGAGTTATATAATGGAGCTGGCGAAGAAATCGCTTGAGATAAAGCGCACGCTTGTGGAAAGAAATATGCAAAATGGGCTTCTTCCATATACCCTGAGATATCTTGGAACGCTCGAGAATCACTTCTCCACAATAGGACTCGTCGGTATGCACGAGGCTTGCCTGAACTTGCTAGGAGTCGGAATAGACACACAGGAGGGGCATGAATTCGCGATAAAAGTTTTAGATTTCATGAGGGAGAGAATATCAGATTTTCAGGAAGAAACTGGCCATCTGTTTAACTTGGAAGCAACACCAGCTGAATCTACGTCTTACAGGCTGGCCCTTATCGACAAACAGAAGTATCCACAAATAAAAACCTCCGGATCTAAGACACCGTATTACACGAACTCTACACAACTCCCAGTCAACTATAAAATGACTCTTGCAGAGGTCGTAAAGCATCAAGAGCCGCTGCAGGTTCGTTACACTGGAGGGACTGTGCTACATGTGTTTGTGGGTGAGGAAGCCCCAGACAAAAACGGATGTAAGGTTTTAATCAGACGGATTTTCGAAAAGAGTAGATTACCTTATGTCACAATCACGCCAACGTTCTCGATATGTCCAGATCACGGATATATGCGGGGAAAATATTATAACTGTCCCAAATGTGGAAAACAGGCAGAAGTTTACTCAAGAATTGTCGGTTATTTCAGACCTGTGCAAGATTGGAATGCGGGAAAGAAGGAAGAGTTCGAAGAAAGAAGTTACTACGACAGAAGAATCGAAGAAATCTCATCTAGAGTAGAGGTATAAACTGTCAATATGAAGTAGTTCAGGGGACTTGGGATGCTGCTGTCAGATAGAGACATTCTTGAAGAAATGAAAAACAAAAATATCATAATTGAACCGTTTGATCCTGCAAGATTGCAGCCGAATGGTTATGATATCTCTGTTGGTCCTGTCTATTACTGCCTGCGTCCAGATTTGGATGTTCTTTTTCCGTTTGATAAGGAGCTACTCGAGAAAGCTTTCGTGAGGAAAGTTGCGGAAACTAGAACGATTGAAGTTGGGGGGAAAAAGTTCCGCGGCAGGTTCATAGAGATTCCTCCACACGGATTTGTGCTCGCAGCGACCAGCGAGAGAGTCGGGACGAGAAATGGCGTAGTGGCATCGATACGCACGAGATCTTCTCTAGCGAGATGTGGGATTTGTGTAGTGAGGGGAGCAGGCTGGGGGGATGTCGGGTTTGACGGTGTTTGGACAATAGAGATTCAGTCGGCGATAGACAAGACGTTTTACTTACCGGTCGGGTTGAGGGTTGGACAAATGGTTTTCTTCAAAACGAGAAGCCCGCCTCAAAACCCATATCAAGGAAAATATTCTGGATTTTCAGAGCCAGTTCTTCCATCACTTTACAAAGACAAAGAGCTGAGTAAATTAGTGGAGGAAATAAAGTGAAGGTGGAGCTTCTGGCTTTCACACCAGACCCGGAGAAAATAGCAGCAGTGTCTGCAAGATCTTGTAGGTCGATGAAGAGTGCAAAGGAACTTTTGGAAAGCGAGAATGAGGAGAAGCTTCTAAAGGTTCTGAAAACATGTGTGGAGCTCGGACATACATCCGTTTTAGAACACGCTGTGTTCACTTTTTCCATATCTGGCATTTCGCGAGCTTGTACGCATGAGCTTGTTCGCCACCGGATAGCCAGTTATTCTCAACAGAGCCAGAGAACAGTAAAAATGGAAAGCGATATTTATATCGTTCCACCAAGCGTCAGGGAAAAACCCGAGGCGATGGCTGTCTATCAAGAAGTGATGACGAAAGTGAAAGACGCATATTCAAAACTCGTGGAAATGGGAATTCCTCTTGAAGATGCGAGATACGTTTTAACAAATGCGACCCCAACGAACATCGTTGTGACAATGAATGCAAGATCTCTTCTGAATTTCTTCGAGCTGAGGTGCTGTTTGAAAGCACAATGGGAGATCAGAGAACTGGCGAACGAAATGTTGAGGCTTGTAAAGAAAATCGCGCCAAGAATTTTTGAAAAAGCTGGACCGCCCTGCATAAGCAGAAAGACTTGTCCGTATAAAGATGAGAGTTGTCCAATGTTCAAGGTGACCCTTTGATCTCTGGAGTTGTTCCTCTTTCAACGATAGATTGGCCGGGAAAAATTTCGGTTGTTGTTTTCATGAGCGGATGCAATATGCGGTGTCCCTGGTGCCAAAACCCAGATTGCGTGCTTGGGGGAGTTAAAATGGAAATAGAGGAAGTTTTACGAACAATTGAAAGATCCATTCCAATGATCGACGCCATAATCCTTTCTGGAGGAGAACCAACACTTCATCCGCAGGAATGTTTTGAAATCCTAAAGTTTGGAAAAAAGCTCGGACTTCTCGGAGCTTTAGAAACGAATGGAACACAGCCAGAAGTCTTGAGGGAGATCCTTCCATATTTGGACTTCTTGGCTGTGGACGTGAAGGCGCCCATATCCGACCCGAATCTTTACTCACTGGTCGCCGGTGGAGTTCAGGTGGATACGGGAAAGATCGTGGAAAGTTTGAAAATTGCCATGGATTCTGGCATCGAACTGGAGCCTAGGACAACAATTGTGCCAGGACTGAACGACAATGAAACAATCGTTGAGAGAATCTGCAGGGATCTTCACGAAATCGGGGTGCGAAAACTCAGATTAACACAGTTCAGAAATGAGAGAACTCTTGACCCGGAGTTCCAGAAGATACAACCGCCCAGCAGAGAAAAACTCATAAAGCTGGCACAGATTGCCCACCATTTGAAAATAGATGTGTGTATATTCACGGCGGAACGGGGATTGGAAAAAATTTCATGAATCGAAGTTTTCGTCAGCTATAGCTTTCCGGTGAGTACCCGGATGAGTCTTTCGCTTGTCTCCGTCAGAGATGACTGCTGAAGCTGGGGAGGATCTGCTTTTCCAACGATTATTTCGGCGAGCTTGTATATCGCCTCTGAGGCTTTGCAGTCCGGGTCGTAAACAACAAATGGCATCCCATGAAGCTCTGCCTCCTGAACTTTTCTGTCCTCCGGAATCTCGGTCAAGACATGAATTCCTTCGTATGCTCTGCTCAAAAACTCCTCTATTTCCTCGGGTGGGACTTCGGATTTTCTTTCAACACGATTAACGACTACCCCTCTCGCCCAGCAACCCATCAAACCAGCGAAGCGGAGAACTTTGTAACCGTCAACTATGCTTGTGTAGGTGGGATTGCAAACGAGAAGCATCTCCTTGGCAGCAGCCATTGAGAGTATTGTTGTTTCTTGAAGACCTGCGGGGGCATCTATAAGGATGAAATCCGAAGAACTCAGAAGATCTTGAATAACTTGGCGGACCTTTTTTCTATCTACTCCTGCGAGGGCTTCGTGGGCATCCTCGAACCTGAAGCCTGCCGGGAGTAGTCTTACCCCGTGGCTTTCCCTCAAGGCTTCCGAAAGTTTTGCTCTACCTTTGATGACGTCGAGCAGACTCGCTTTTATCTGGTCTATGCCCATTACAAGAGCGAGGTTGGCCATCGTCAAGTCGGCATCCAAAATCGTGACTTTCTTACCCATAGCGGAAAGAGCCACACCTAAATTTGCCGCCAAGGTTGTCTTTCCCGTTCCTCCTTTACCGGAGGTTATCGAAATAGATCTGGGCCTGGGACGCACTTTGCACCTCTCTTTTTATCGTGGCGAGGAGGTTTAAAAGTTAGAACATGACTATTTCTACGAATGTTTAAATTTCCTTAATACATAGAATAGTTTGATATCATGACTGATAGAAAAAGGAGAAAACCATCAGACTTTTGGGATTGGGACGATTTCGAGGAACTTTTTGAAAAATTCATGAGAGATGCGTTAAGATTCTTCAAAGATATTGAAAAAGAGCAAGAGTTTTACATGCGCAAAGCACAACCAATGTTTGTTTCTTTTCGCATCGTTCAAGATGGGAAAAATCCTCCAAGAATAGAATTTTCACGTGGTGGGCCTGGAATTCGACCGGTAGAAGAAGTAAGGCCACATAAAATCGAAATAAAGCCTGCAAAAATGGAGAAGAAACCCGGAGTGAAATACGAGGAAGCTCCGTATACTTACAATGTCGACCCGAGTAAAGTGAGCATCGAGATAAACGTTGAGGGTGTTGAAAGCGAAGATAACATCGAAATGGATTTCGGAGAGGAATCTGTCGAAGTGAAGATATACTCGCCGAAAACTGGAAAGAACTATTTTGCCGCACTTCCCCTGCCTGGAGAAGTTAACCCAGATGAAACAGAGATAAAAGTTGAGAAAGACAAAGTTGTGATCAAAATCCCGCGTGGATACACAATCAGGCAGTATTGAGTTTAGAATTTTACTCTCTTAGCGAGTGTGCGACTTGATCGAGAGAGATATTTAAGAATTCCAAAGACATTTGAATTGGTTATCCGAATTTAGAATGGGGGAATAGAAAATGGAGGAAATTAAACTAACTGTGGCAGAGAGCAGATATCATTCTGACGTTGGAAGAGGTATCGCGCGTTTGCCTCCAGACATCATGGAAATGCTGAAAGTAAGGGAAGGCGATGCCATTGAAATTCGAGGAAGAAAAACCACTGGCGCTATAGTGCTGGAAAGTTACGAGGACGAGGGACTCAACATCATAAGAATAGACGGCTACACGAGAAAGAACGCCGAGGTCTCAATTGGTGAAAAAGTTGTTGTAACAAAAGCGGACGTGAAGGAGGCGAAATCTGTAGTGCTTGCCCCAGAAAAACCGCTTGGATATAAAGTGAGAGAAGACGAAATAAAACCACAACTCATAGGTCGCGTCGTGACTTCCGGGGATATGGTACTTTTAGTGTCCGCGATCCCCTCTTTCTTTTCCTTCAGTTTAGGTCCCATTGCCTTCACTGTCGTAAATACCTCGCCTGGCGGGATAGTCAAAATCTTAGATAACACAAAAATAATCACATTGAGCGAACCGAGTGGAGTCGTCAAGCCAGTAACCTATGAGGACATCGGTGGATTAAAAGAAGAGCTTGCACGAGTCCGCGAAATGATCGAACTCCCGCTCAAGCATCCGGAGCTTTTTGATAGACTCGGAATAGAACCGCCGAAAGGGGTTATCCTCTACGGGCCACCCGGAACTGGAAAAACTCTGATAGCCAGAGCGGTTGCGAACGAGGCTGGGGCCAATTTCTATGTCATAAACGGTCCTGAGATAATGAGCAAATACTATGGTGAAAGTGAGGCAAGATTGAGAGAAATTTTCGAAGAAGCCGAGAAAAACGCTCCTTCGATAATCTTCATTGATGAAATCGACTCTATTGCGCCGAAGAGAGAAGAAGTGACGGGAGAGGTTGAGAGAAGGGTCGTCGCCACTCTGAACACTCTGATGGACGGACTCAAGGCCAGAGGCAAAGTTATAGTCATCGGTGCCACAAACAGAATAAACGCACTCGATCCAGCGCTCAGGAGACCTGGAAGATTTGACCGGGAGATAGAAATAGGAATACCTGACAAAGAAGGTAGAAAAGAAATTTTGCAAATCCACACGAGAGGTATGCCTTTAGCGAAGGATGTCGATCTTGACTACTATGCGGAAATAACGTATGGATTTGTTGGTGCGGATTTGGCCGCTCTCTGCAGAGAAGCCGCAATGAACGCCCTGCGCCGAGTTCTGCCGGAGATCAATCTCGAGGAAAAAACAATTCCTTCCGAAGTTCTAGCAAAACTAGTTGTCACAAAAGAAGATTTTGATAACGCGTTAAAGATCGTTGAACCATCGGCACTGAGAGAAGTTTTGGTCGAGGTTCCAAATGTCAAATGGGAAGACATTGGAGGACTCGAAAAAGTCAAGCAAGAGCTGAAAGAAGCCGTCGAGTGGCCGTTGAAATATCCTGAGGCATTCAGAAAGATTGGCATAGAGCCACCAAAAGGGATACTTCTATATGGGCCACCCGGAACTGGAAAGACTTTACTAGCGAAGGCGGTAGCGACCGAGAGTGAGGCGAACTTCATCTCGGTCAAAGGACCGGAGCTCCTTTCAAAGTGGGTTGGCGAATCAGAGCGCGGAGTTAGGGAAGTCTTTAGGAAGGCGAAAATGGCTGCGCCCTGCGTAATTTTCTTCGACGAAATAGACTCTCTCGTTCCAAGAAGAGGCTCGGGCTTCGGAGACGCCCACGTCACGGAAAGAGTCATAAGCCAGTTGTTAACGGAGATGGATGGAATAGAAAAACTCGAAAACGTTGTTGTGATAGGTGCGACGAACAGACCAGATCTCGTCGATCCTGCCCTTTTGAGGCCTGGACGATTTGACCGCGTCATCTACGTTCCGCCGCCAGATTTCAGCGCACGATTGGAGATTCTGAAGATTCACACGAAAAAAATGTCATTAGCGGATGATGTAAACTTGGAGGAAATAGCGAGAAAAACGGAGGGATACTCTGGTGCCGATCTGGCAGCCGTCTGCAGGGAGGCTGGCATGCTGGTTCTCAGGGAAAACATAAAGGGAGATAAAGTTCATATGAAACACTTCGAGCAGGCGATGCAGATCGTCAGACCTTCGCTAACTCCGGAGATCATCAGAGCATATGAAACATTTCAGGATAGATATACGCGCAGAACTGCGGAAGAAGCAACGGGCATGCATTACTGACGTAACAGAACATTTCTGAAGGTTTATAAATAGTGTGTGTGATAAACGAATGGTGAGAGGTTGGCATACATACTTGCAAGCAAGCTCAGATCAATACCAGTGATATCTGACCGGGGACTCCAAGTTGGAAAGGTGATCGACCTTTCTTTTGATGAAACAAGCGGAAAGATAATTTCACTCATCGTTAAACCTGTAAGTAGCGAGGCCTTTACCAACTTTCCGAAAAACGAGGATGGGACCATCTCGCTTCCGTTTACCGCTGTTGTGTCAATAAAAGATTTCGTTGTCGTCAGCGAAAAAGTCATCGGAATTCACCTGATGAAAAGCACACCAGAAAAGCCCGAGTCCTCTTCCCTACCACCCGTATAGAAGCCTACTCGCAAGAGAGGACGGAAGCGATTCCTTCTTCATCAGAGAAATTTCTTCTTCTACGGGATACTTCACGCGCTTTATCTCCACGCGCGGATTCTCTCCTCTGAGATCGAGAACCGCAAATCCTGCGTTTGGATTTCTGTCTTTAGGATGACCGACGCTTCCCGGATTTATGACGAGTTTACCGAAAAACATCTTGAAGAATTGTAGATGTGTGTGACCAATGATCACGATGTCGGCGTCCACATCGGCTAATATTTTTGAAAGACTTTCATTTGGCATCTCGGGGGAGACTCTACCATAGAGAGCATCACTTGGGCTGCCGTGAACTACCATGATCTTGAAACCGCCAATCTTTGTCTCTATTTTCTTTGGCAAACCTCTCAAAAACTTCATCGTTTCGTCATCGAGCTTTGCTCTCGTCCATGCACATGCTGTTTTGAACTCTTCAGAAAGTCTTTCAAAAGAGCCTGTGATGACCGCTAAATCGCAGTCACCAAGCACGCAGGATATTTTTTTCCTTTTCACAAGTCTTACAACCTGCTTAGGCCTGACACACATGCCAACGAGATCTCCAGCACAAAAGATTTTCTCCACTCTGGGCATCTCTCTCATCACGGCACGGAAGGCTGAGAGATTTCCATGCACATCCGCGATCAGACCTATTCTCATCAACCAAAATCGTATCCAGAATCTTTAAAGTAAACCTGCGAGAATCGCCTCAATGACTTCGATGACACCGTCGCCATCTGGAGAATTCGTTACACCTGTGCATATTCGCTTCACATCATCAGGCGAATCGGCCACGGCGAAGCTCTTTCCAGCAGTTTTGAGAAGTTCGATGTCGTTCGGACCGTCGGCCACGGCAACTATCTCTTCCAAGGGAATTCCAAGTGATTCTGCGACAGCTCTCAAAGCGTTTCCCTTGTTGACATGTGGCTCTTTTATATGAATGGCAAACCCAGAATCAACAACAGCAAGATTGAACCCGTGCAAGATCAGAGTTTTTCGAACGTCTTCAACTGAAACCGTCCGCTCTATCGCTCCCCCGGCTAACCTGAAAGGAGAGCTCCTCGTTTCAACAACCCCAAGTTCCCTCTTCAAAACCTCAAGAGCTCTGTCAACCTCCTCTCGTCCCCCCAGCAATCTCATTTTCTTATTTATGAGCAAAACGCCCCCATCCTCGGCTATCAGCGGACCTGAAATTCCGATCATCGTTGCTACGGCATCCACAAACGGAAGAACGTTGCCACTCGCCAAGCAAATTTTGAGACCTCTTTCCTCAGCTTTTCTCATCGCCTCGGCTGCTCTAAGGTTCAGTTTTCTTTGCCTATCCGTTATCGTTCCATCTATGTCTAGGACGAGAAGTCTTGCCGTCACTCAGTGTCCCTTATTCCATCCTGCGTTATGGCAAAAACCACTTCTCTTTCTGGCAAACAGGGGCTATCGTATATCCTCGCTATCCTCTTTGGGTTCTTCGATTTTCTGAGGTATATCCTGGTAGTCGCGGCATGAGCTAGAATATGGCCACCCACTGGTTTGGTCGGGTCTCCAAAAAACATGCTCGGATCAGCCAAAACTTGATTCGTAACATAAACGGCGAGATCAAAGGAATCCGCCAAGTAGTGGAGATCCATTAGATGTCTGTTCAGCTTCTGTTGTCTCTCAGGCATTTTTTCTCTTCCATGATATTCCGCACGGAAAAGCGAGGTGACGGAATCAACTACAACAAGTTTTATGTTTTCCTTCTCCGCAAACTCCTCGATCTTTTTGACCATCACCATTTGCTGATCCGTGCTGTAAACCCTTGCCACCTTTATATTCTTGAGCACGCTCGT contains:
- a CDS encoding ribonucleoside triphosphate reductase: MVVTYRSKDNIGLPSLPKKVRKRGGRLQDFDPEKITRGIFRAAQDVGGTDRRLAEMITREVLEKLPKEEIVDTRTIGDIVEKVLIERGHAKTAKAYILYRRHREELHRLRLTSLEVERLVDEYIGRIDWRVNENANVPVSMSGLEHHVAGVVISNYTLSRVYPLEISDAHVNGDYHIHDLYRGITGYCAGWSLPKLLQEGFNGVPHRVSSKPPKHLDTALLQMVNFIGTLSNEWAGAMAFNSVDTLLAPFVRKDKLDYKHVKQAIQTFVFNLNVTTRFGGQTPFTNITLDLTIPEDLANQPAIVGGEPWEPYGDFQEEANMINRAFLEVFMEGDADGRPMTFPIPTYGITKDFEWDSDLADLLFEMTSKYGLAYFSNFISSDLRLSDVRSMCCRLRLDLRELRNKVAGGLFGAADATGSVGVVTINLPRIGYLSRNEDEFFERLSYIMELAKKSLEIKRTLVERNMQNGLLPYTLRYLGTLENHFSTIGLVGMHEACLNLLGVGIDTQEGHEFAIKVLDFMRERISDFQEETGHLFNLEATPAESTSYRLALIDKQKYPQIKTSGSKTPYYTNSTQLPVNYKMTLAEVVKHQEPLQVRYTGGTVLHVFVGEEAPDKNGCKVLIRRIFEKSRLPYVTITPTFSICPDHGYMRGKYYNCPKCGKQAEVYSRIVGYFRPVQDWNAGKKEEFEERSYYDRRIEEISSRVEV
- the dcd gene encoding dCTP deaminase, producing the protein MLLSDRDILEEMKNKNIIIEPFDPARLQPNGYDISVGPVYYCLRPDLDVLFPFDKELLEKAFVRKVAETRTIEVGGKKFRGRFIEIPPHGFVLAATSERVGTRNGVVASIRTRSSLARCGICVVRGAGWGDVGFDGVWTIEIQSAIDKTFYLPVGLRVGQMVFFKTRSPPQNPYQGKYSGFSEPVLPSLYKDKELSKLVEEIK
- the thyX gene encoding FAD-dependent thymidylate synthase, whose protein sequence is MKVELLAFTPDPEKIAAVSARSCRSMKSAKELLESENEEKLLKVLKTCVELGHTSVLEHAVFTFSISGISRACTHELVRHRIASYSQQSQRTVKMESDIYIVPPSVREKPEAMAVYQEVMTKVKDAYSKLVEMGIPLEDARYVLTNATPTNIVVTMNARSLLNFFELRCCLKAQWEIRELANEMLRLVKKIAPRIFEKAGPPCISRKTCPYKDESCPMFKVTL
- a CDS encoding anaerobic ribonucleoside-triphosphate reductase activating protein; this encodes MISGVVPLSTIDWPGKISVVVFMSGCNMRCPWCQNPDCVLGGVKMEIEEVLRTIERSIPMIDAIILSGGEPTLHPQECFEILKFGKKLGLLGALETNGTQPEVLREILPYLDFLAVDVKAPISDPNLYSLVAGGVQVDTGKIVESLKIAMDSGIELEPRTTIVPGLNDNETIVERICRDLHEIGVRKLRLTQFRNERTLDPEFQKIQPPSREKLIKLAQIAHHLKIDVCIFTAERGLEKIS
- the minD gene encoding cell division ATPase MinD, whose amino-acid sequence is MRPRPRSISITSGKGGTGKTTLAANLGVALSAMGKKVTILDADLTMANLALVMGIDQIKASLLDVIKGRAKLSEALRESHGVRLLPAGFRFEDAHEALAGVDRKKVRQVIQDLLSSSDFILIDAPAGLQETTILSMAAAKEMLLVCNPTYTSIVDGYKVLRFAGLMGCWARGVVVNRVERKSEVPPEEIEEFLSRAYEGIHVLTEIPEDRKVQEAELHGMPFVVYDPDCKASEAIYKLAEIIVGKADPPQLQQSSLTETSERLIRVLTGKL
- a CDS encoding CS domain-containing protein, with translation MTDRKRRKPSDFWDWDDFEELFEKFMRDALRFFKDIEKEQEFYMRKAQPMFVSFRIVQDGKNPPRIEFSRGGPGIRPVEEVRPHKIEIKPAKMEKKPGVKYEEAPYTYNVDPSKVSIEINVEGVESEDNIEMDFGEESVEVKIYSPKTGKNYFAALPLPGEVNPDETEIKVEKDKVVIKIPRGYTIRQY
- a CDS encoding CDC48 family AAA ATPase: MEEIKLTVAESRYHSDVGRGIARLPPDIMEMLKVREGDAIEIRGRKTTGAIVLESYEDEGLNIIRIDGYTRKNAEVSIGEKVVVTKADVKEAKSVVLAPEKPLGYKVREDEIKPQLIGRVVTSGDMVLLVSAIPSFFSFSLGPIAFTVVNTSPGGIVKILDNTKIITLSEPSGVVKPVTYEDIGGLKEELARVREMIELPLKHPELFDRLGIEPPKGVILYGPPGTGKTLIARAVANEAGANFYVINGPEIMSKYYGESEARLREIFEEAEKNAPSIIFIDEIDSIAPKREEVTGEVERRVVATLNTLMDGLKARGKVIVIGATNRINALDPALRRPGRFDREIEIGIPDKEGRKEILQIHTRGMPLAKDVDLDYYAEITYGFVGADLAALCREAAMNALRRVLPEINLEEKTIPSEVLAKLVVTKEDFDNALKIVEPSALREVLVEVPNVKWEDIGGLEKVKQELKEAVEWPLKYPEAFRKIGIEPPKGILLYGPPGTGKTLLAKAVATESEANFISVKGPELLSKWVGESERGVREVFRKAKMAAPCVIFFDEIDSLVPRRGSGFGDAHVTERVISQLLTEMDGIEKLENVVVIGATNRPDLVDPALLRPGRFDRVIYVPPPDFSARLEILKIHTKKMSLADDVNLEEIARKTEGYSGADLAAVCREAGMLVLRENIKGDKVHMKHFEQAMQIVRPSLTPEIIRAYETFQDRYTRRTAEEATGMHY
- a CDS encoding PRC-barrel domain-containing protein → MAYILASKLRSIPVISDRGLQVGKVIDLSFDETSGKIISLIVKPVSSEAFTNFPKNEDGTISLPFTAVVSIKDFVVVSEKVIGIHLMKSTPEKPESSSLPPV
- a CDS encoding metallophosphoesterase family protein — encoded protein: MRIGLIADVHGNLSAFRAVMREMPRVEKIFCAGDLVGMCVRPKQVVRLVKRKKISCVLGDCDLAVITGSFERLSEEFKTACAWTRAKLDDETMKFLRGLPKKIETKIGGFKIMVVHGSPSDALYGRVSPEMPNESLSKILADVDADIVIIGHTHLQFFKMFFGKLVINPGSVGHPKDRNPNAGFAVLDLRGENPRVEIKRVKYPVEEEISLMKKESLPSSLASRLLYGW
- a CDS encoding phosphoglycolate phosphatase, giving the protein MTARLLVLDIDGTITDRQRKLNLRAAEAMRKAEERGLKICLASGNVLPFVDAVATMIGISGPLIAEDGGVLLINKKMRLLGGREEVDRALEVLKRELGVVETRSSPFRLAGGAIERTVSVEDVRKTLILHGFNLAVVDSGFAIHIKEPHVNKGNALRAVAESLGIPLEEIVAVADGPNDIELLKTAGKSFAVADSPDDVKRICTGVTNSPDGDGVIEVIEAILAGLL